One Ostrea edulis chromosome 6, xbOstEdul1.1, whole genome shotgun sequence genomic window, AAAGGGTAATTTGTTTGCACCCATCCCATGTCAGCTCCTACAGCCAGTGTGCTGTGCTACATTCCTCCCCAGCCTCCTGATGGATTTCCCAGGAGGTCTCGATGAAAACCAAAGACCTATAGCGATCAGTGGAGATTGTTTGAACATCTTTTCGTCTGTTTAAACACAGAGGACAAATGACAACCGCTCTGTTCACAAAGACCTGCACAAAACATCACTCCATGGCCTTCTAATTGAAAAATCAAAGATAAAACAAGGAATCTTTGAAGATAAGGCTGATCATCAATCACAGTAAATTATTAATAAGTTCGATAAGATCCGAGGTTTCCAATAGAAGATATTTAACGAAAAACGCAGGTGCAAATGGTTTAATAAAGCGTTTCGTTCAATTAATCTGCATGCATAGTACCCTTGTTTGTCGCCAGAAAACCAAAACCACGGAAAGTTTTACAAAGAATGGAGTCCCTCACCCTGTATGTACGTCTATATGTGTAACCAGAGGCGAATATCGAACCTCATAACTtaacattgtaaatataaacGACTCCATCGAGTTATGATAGACGTCTTCGTGTTTTCctgtctatttttatttttgcatccTTCCGTTCAACACAGATGTGATAGGAATTACAGAGCTCTCTAAAATTCTCTGCATCACAGGAAATTTTACTTGCATAGAACCGACTCCttatttattcaatataaaCAGTTTATATGATATGCCAACATTTTAATCGTGGTAATATATACTCTTGGTGTTTTTTTCAACAACTTCCATCTTGAGTGCGAACTGCCCTGAAATACACAGGGAGAGGGATTGTTTTGCCTGCGTTTACATCTGTGATTGGTATGTTAGTATATGCCTAAGGACGTCTATTGACAATATTCGTGTTAATATACACCGGGCATATGCCTACAGAAGCAGTAAGCTCGGGCGTCATTGGTAGAGCGCCATCAATCTATCAGATCGCGTAACGTCTAATACTGGTGCCGTGTTCGCAAGCCATGTACCATTTTCTCGGCTCGTTAGTATCAGATGCTTCGTTACATCAGATGTAGTTTTAATGGAAAGCTTTAGACGTTCAATATTTGCACCCAAGACTTCCATAATACCCATTCCACAATCCAGAaggaatgaaaataagattgtgCTCAATGTTGGGGGTGTCAAATTTGAGACTTATAAGACAACCTTGAAGAGCATTCCGGATACCCGTCTGTCATGGCTCTCGGACTCTACCGGAAACACGCCAGAGTACGATCCGATTTCTGGGGAATTCTTCTTCGACAGACACTCCGGTATGTTTCACATGATCCTGAATTATTACAGGACGGGAAAACTTCACATCCCTATGGACGTGTGTGGGCCAGCATTCGAGGAGGAACTAGCTTACTGGGGTCTGGATGAGAACCAGATAGAACCATGCTGCTGGAACACATACCGTGCCCATAGGGACGCCCAGCAGACCCTGGCGGAGTTCGAAGGTCATGACCCCGGAACGGAAAGTGACGATGAGGAGGAATCCGCGATGAGAGAGAGATTCGGAATATCCGAGGATTTCGTGGAGGTGAAAAAATCCATCTGGGAAAGATGGAAAATTCGGATTTGGAACATTGTTGACGAGCCCAAGGCCAACCGATTATCACGTGTAAGTAAAATGCATTGCTGATAAATACATGCGTAGTCCTATAAATTGTATTCTCCACAAAAAGTGGTAGGCCTGttacaatttgtatgaaatcaTCTTCagtattaaataaaataaagtatCCCTCCTTTCGCCAAATTAAGGACACTtgatacaaaaaataaatgaataggtTGATATATATTGTtagttcattttgtttttaacacCGGTAAGTACAAATACGAAATTATGTATTAAAAATAAGGGACTTTGTTTTAAATTATGTATGatattcaaaagttgaaatatatcacCACTTTCTATGTAACTCGATATGGTATAAATTTTTCTCACTGTTTTGGACTTAATTGAGAAACCATGGGAATAAATTGCATTTCATACAgtatattgtattcattttacttacaaaaaccataaatttagttttcatttttgaaaaaaaaatagtttgaaGCAAGTATCGTTAATTTTGTTCTCTATTCTAAATTCATGATAAAGGTATTGTTAGTATACAGGCACGATGATACACGAATACTAGAATCACAATCGTTAGACATTCATTCATCTTTATTCGCCCAAACCACAATGAAAGTGGTGCATGAGGTACAATACCAAAATTTCATATATCAATACAAGTTAAGGTAACGTCAGAGGAATGTATATAGGTATGCAAATAAAACATAGTGaaatataaacataaatatatgtacaaaaatttgaAGTTGTGTGTTAAGGAGAACTGACCAATTcacatatctttaaaataaacatgcacgttttttaaaaaggtgttTAACAATCAGTTTAAGTTCATGATAGGTATATTATGTGTATACAAATTTGATGATCTAGGAATCGTTAGATGGACGACCGTCAGTCGTATGAATGAACAATTGGATTACCGTGTTAATTAGGACATACAGTTTGTAAATTATATCTTGATCGGTTTTGCTAAAGGTACACTCAGAATCAAGATCCTGAAGctaagtttacatttacataaaccTATGAGCGTATGATTTATACAGACTGATATACCGATACTGTGTGTTATCAAAGAGCACATCTTACAAGCTCACCaggcaatgtacatgtagaacatcGGTGGCATTCTCGTCAAAATGCTCGTAGAACTGTACCATGTCCTtagaaattatatttatttgtctaagatggctcacggcggatgtgacagatcaacaggggatgtttactcctcataggcacctgctcccacctctggtgtatccagtggtgtttgccctactctcaaatttgcattctttatgggatgtatgagattgatagctgtttgttatcttcacttatttATTCAACGAAATTCTTAATGTTCACTTGTATACTAAACTATGAAACCGCCAGTATCCATATATCACAATTGTCAAAGAATTGAACGGTAATTCACTTCCAGGTCGTGATATGGTTAATTAATAGACACGTTTACCTTAATTAATCTAATTAGTACAGCCAACGTACTTCGCACGCCCTCGTGATTTAAAAGAGCCTGGCGGTGACGTGGTTCTGCAGCACACTGCCCCGGCAATTCATGTTGCAAACTTGGAAAAATAACATGGCGAGATTAGTCCAGATTACAAATTTTTTCAGTCGAATATTATTGTTCCAATCGATTAATCGTTTAACCATtaatgtatgtgtattgttCAGGATTTACAACCCAATAAGACATTACACATCTCGAATGATTTATACATGATttcatcaattttcaataaTTCGATAACGTGAAGATATTGTATTcctaaaataatataaatatatatgctatgtctgtgtatatatttcatagatagatagattctTCCTAATATATGGCCCGTTCTGTTTCTTTCACTGAAGGAAAAGGCTATCACTGGTGAATTAAGCACAAGCCTGTATCATGTGTATTGTAGCTTCTTCTTCCAGTAATGAACATGGCTCCATCCGAAGCATAGCCGTACACCTTTGTAATATATATCGTTTGCTTATTAGTGTATAAAATGTTAGATGTGTTTAATAGATGTATACCTATTACGTTAACTTCTGTACGTATTGTGTTAACTGCCAGGTGAAGAACGCGAGCTGTACTTCATACTTTGAAGCAAAATTCACTATAGCACATGTACATACTTATAGACAACatctaaaacaaattatttaatTCTTGTTTCAGATATTTGCCATCACTTCCGTCTTTTTCATCATTCTGTCCATTGCCTCATTCTGTCTGGAAACGCACTCCAAGTTTCGTTACGACATTTCCAGTAATAGCTCCAATAAATCGCAATCCATAGTGGATCGGGTTCGGAACTCCCGACCCCACGTTGTATTCCAAGTGCTGGAGTATATGTGTATGATATTCTTTACCTTTGAAGTGATTGTTCGATTCATATCATGTCCAAACAAAGTCAAGTTCGTTAAAGACTTCTACAACTGGATAGAATTGTGCTCTGTAATTCCCTTTTACACGCTCAACATCGCAAGTTGCCTATCACCGGGATTTGTGACGTCAGACACTGGGATGTTTATTAACGCATTGCGTTTTATTAGAATTTTCCGCATTCTTAAACTGACACGTTATTTTAGCGGACTGAAAATTCTGGGACACACCATTCGAGCTAGCGCCAGAGAGCTACTCTTGTTGTTCCTGGTTCTCATAATAGGAGTTCTAATTTTCGGTGTGCTAATTTATTTTGCTGAACAAATTCAAGAAGATAGTTTAAATAACTTTTCTGACATTCCAATTAGTTTCTACTGGGCGGTTGAAACGATGACTACCCTGGGTTATGGCGATGTTGTGCCAAAGACAATGACAGGCTACATAATTGGATGCGCATGCGCAGTATGTGGTCTTCTTATGTTATCTCTTCCGGTTCCGATTATTGTCAGTAATTTCACACTATACTACTCCCATGCACAAGCCAAAATGAAATTACCTAAGAAAAATAAGAACATTTTAGTGGGCGCCGCTAACGTTCTAAAAGAGAGCTCGTTCGGTACGGTGACACCCGTGGAAAGTAATGGATCCGCCGGCGGTGAACCCAGTAAAGATTCTCGACGAAACAGCAACGACAGTGCCCTGGGCAGCTGCAACAGTACGGGTAACATAATTTACTCCTCCCTCCATTTTCCGTCTTTCCTGAATCCTGTATGTTTCTAAACCTTATGTTTTCTGTACAATACATACTAACCGTCCGACCACAACAGCTGCTGGGAATTACATACCAATGTGTGTAACGATTGCTGATGTATTTTCCTTGAACATAATTCAACAGATACATTGCTATTATTTGCAAGTAGTGTTTCTTGACATGTATAGATTTGTCTTCTGTAATAATTAGGGTTAACATATATTCTCTGTTTCAGAATCCCCTCCAAGTATAAAGGAACAAATCGGTATAAGTGTCATATTTACAAACGAAACCCCTCCCGGAAATACGTCACCAGCCAGTTCTGGATCGCCTGGACAAAAACGGAAGTTGTCGGACATTAATGAAATCCCTGGTCGGCGATGCAGTAGTTTGGAGGCCCCATCTCCCATAATGCACAGACTGAACCGCTCTGGTTAGTGTTTTTAAGATATACCCCACGATTGCCAGTGGGTAGGGGTATAAGGGTAGGGGTATAAGTAGGGGTATAAGGGTAGGGGTATAAGTAGGGGTATAAGGGTAGGGTATAAGGGTAGGGGTATAAGGGTAGGGTATAAGGGTAGGGGTATAAGGGTAGGGGTATAAGTAGGGGTATAAGGGTAGGGGTATAAGGGTAGGGTATAAGGGTAGGGGTATAAGGGTAGGGGTATAAGGGTAGGGGTATAAGGGTAGGGTATAAGGGTAGGGGTATAAGGGTAGGGTATAAGGGTAGGGTATAAGGGTAGGGGTATAAGGGTAGGGGTATAAGGGTAGGGGTATAAGTAGGGGTATAAGGGTAGGGTATAAGGGTAGGGTATAAGGGTAGGGTATAAGGGTAGGGGTATAAGGGTAGGGTATAAGGGTAGGGTATAAGGGTAGGGTATAAGGGTAGGGGTATAAGGGTAGGGGTATAAGGGTAGGGGTATAAGGGTAGGGGTATAAGGGTAGGGTATAAGGGTAGGGGTATAAGGGTAGGGGTATAAGGGTAGGGGTATAAGGGTAGGGGTATAAGGGTAGGGGTATAAGGGTAGGGTATAAGGGTAGGGTATAAGGGTAGGGGTATAAGGGTAGGGGTATAAGGGTAGGGGTATAAGGGTAGGGGTATAAGGGTAGGGTATAAGGGTAGGGGTATAAGGGTAGGGTATAAGGGTAGGGTATAAGGGTAGGGGTATAAGGGTAGGGGTATAAGTAGGGGTATAAGGGTAGGGGTATAAGTAGGGGTATAAGGGTAGGGGTATAAGGGTAGGGGTATAAGGGTAGGGGTATAAGTAGGGGTATAAGTAGGGGTATAAGGGTAGGGGTATAAGGGTAGGGGTATAAGGGTAGGGTATAAGGGTAGGGGTATAGATGACGAAATCTATCATAACCTTTTATCATATGATATACCAGAAAACTGTGCATGCATTGCTGTAAGTAAATTTGGTGGAAAATTCGTATCCAATTCCGTCTGATAAATAACGTTTACattgtgttttaaaaacattgatatgaGTGAGTAATTCAAAGTTTACATTTTCCACAATCCATAACACCCAACTCTTTCGTTTTTCAAGTGGTTTCATCTTTCATCTGACCCCCGCATGCCTCTCTCGCTAAGATCTAAAGGAGTGCGGAACACACTTCACTGTTGTCGTGGAGAGATCCGAGGCGTAAAGTTTACAGTTCGGAGACAGTTAAAACAaacagatttttattttttaattgctCCATCTTTTCTTTTATAATGTCCACAGCcaatagaatacacatgtatatggaaaTACCGAtctcaattttgaattttctccaGGTTGTTCTACGTTTTTCGCATGAAATCTGTTTTCACCCCATTCACGGTTTCATTTACATGTTATATGATTAAGAATTACAGATATATTATGAAACATTGCAGTGTTGATTTCACTATTTTACCAACATCGACAGCAGCAATGGTTCATAACTGTACGCAGATATAAAGTAactaattgaaaaaaaaaatgatttatgaaaataattttaatttctaatgAATTGTTTGATTGAAAGTATAATTGAAAATTGTTCACATTGCCGACACAGTCCATAATGTACACCACAGATATGATTATTTCCTCGATGAATCCTTGAATCTTATCAAATCTGTGATGTACACTcaatattatattgtaaacaaGGTCGTATCAAGAATATAAAATCGTTATGAGAACGCAAGTTCagtcaaaattgaaaaatcacTTAAACTCGGAAACTTTCTCTTGCTAATTGTATAAAAACtatcaaaacaaacatttacatgaatttcGAAAGCTAACGCACGccatcaaatttgaatttgagtGTACATGAGCGGTGTTTCGCGAGAGTCTGGACCAATTTCCTGCAAATTATTTCTTCCAATTTCAAACCTCTTCGTGAGATAATCCGATTACCGGATACCATACCAATGgagattttctttttaaattcatcAAGAACAACGGCTTTGATCAAATTATTTGACTTCTTTTTGGAGTTCTGACTGCCTGATGCATCACAAATCAGATGTCTTTCAAGTCCCGAGTTCTTGGTGCCTTCGCCATCTCTCTAAAATAGTCGCGACTACTCAAACACGCAATGTTGGAGTGTGTGAGTGAGGATTTTCACTATTTAAAAGACGACGTCAATCTGTACAAAGAGCTCATTGCATTAAAGGCATCCTGTGAATGGATGAAACCTGTAAATTAATTTCATCTCATAATTTCACAGAataagttttatatttatagCAACGTCGGTTTGTATAATATTTTGCCACTCTGGGCTGCTGTGtatataaagataaaaacaCATGTGCAGATATATATGTGCCAAAATTATTTGGTTACTATATTTTGAACTAATTTGATAGCCAATTCCCGATTTAGGAAGCGTAAACTACCCCAAACGATTGATACCCCCTATCACACGCTGTACTAACGACTTCAGGTATTCAATGTGTAACGGAAGGAgattaaacaattttgaatgattttaggTCGAGATAAATATTTATTGCTACATGTTGATGTGAAATGGGCCAAAATCACTTGACAAGTAAATGATTAGAAAACGGTCTTTTGCGCATGAAACTTTTTGGAAGTTATCCGCCCTTGAAgctaagaaaaatctaatttttttaaaaatatgtgatAAATAATCATATTTCGTATTTTCATAAAGGAaggtttatttaattttttaccaagagagttgtatgaaaatacgatttctttttaaaatattttaataaaacgtGTTCTTCCTACagacttcaatgtaaaattgaaGGTGAGATAAATTAAGCtgcaattcaaattttgtaaagTTCCCATGGTAACCCGTCCTAATGATACCAAAGTTACAAAAATCACACCATCTATTCATTACACATGAAATAcctcgttatacattgaatacgtTCATTTCGTACACTTCTGTGCTTTCTTCACCTGTCCAACACCATAAAGTCTGAATATGTACCGTACTGCTGCCTAATTCGGGTAAATGTGATTGTACTTTTGGTGTCCTCGGAATACCAAGATGACCACCATGTTATCTCATCGACTAGTTTTTCTCGGAATTTTGCTCAAAGCGCACGGCAATAGTTGCGCAGATTAGACACATTTTGCAATTTAGCCAACAGCAAAACCGAAATATGACCACTCTAACTCCCCCGATATACGATTCCTTTTAAGTTCTTTAAGAAATGAGAGAGAAACTATCGTTAGACAAACTCGATCTTTATTACCATTCTTTAAAATGTTACCGAGGAGAGCTGTACTCTGTACATCAAACTATTTCCTTTAACAGAATAGAGACCGCAGAAATTTTAATGAGTTTCAATCACAATACAATCTtccaattaaaacaaattaaagttGTCAATGAACTATGCCCAGTATATATGCAGTCACAGCATGTCCTATATTACTTTCGTCTTTAAAACGAAATTCTTTATTTGGGAAGAGATTCTAATTTTATTGTCATGATCGTGCAATAACTACATGCTGTCAGACTTGTAAGAACTAGGAAGACGATTGATTGCAGATTTGCAATTGTTCACTTCCGGAGGTGCAGAGTTAATTCTCATCCCGTCTAATTCGAACTGAAAggataattaattcaattttacctcTATTTACAGTATCTTTTCGTCATATTTAAATTAAGAACACTTTCACATTATGTACGGTAAAAACGGCATATATCTTTTAGATAGATGCGAAATATCTTTAAAgctaaaaatattcaaaaacagtCCAATTTCAGATTGAATATTGCCAACATAAGCGAATTACGCTATAGCACTGCAGAGCTTGCTTACTGAGGAAAGACAAATATAGTGTATACATTGTGGGTTAAATttgtttgtgtgtatgtgtgttttaaTTACTCATTGTTCAGTTTTATTCATTTCTGGGGTCATCAATAAACCTTTAGTGAGTACAAATCCTTTGGACTTCGACGTGATTCAAGGTCATGTAATAAAATAGTTTGACCTACATCAATGCAAATTATGAAAGAACAATGTCTTATAGCATCTACTTTAAGAAACATTACAAAAGTCCATACTTCTTAAAATGAGGGAAGGCCTCTGTCTGATGAGACAATACTCAACCTATAATAGCCGAACCCAGTCGTGATATCGAGCCATCTGCCCACTGTCAATAATGGAAGAGACAGATTAAACTTTGCCTCGGTTATATTATAGTcatgttttcttttcttacaTGTTTTAAGCAGAAAACAAAACCATAAAGGACAAAAATGTCAATACTTACCATACCCAGATTGGATTAGATTACTAACATAGTGTCAATATGACGTacatttatacatatgtatattccTGCACGGGGTCTCACTGAGTTTAGTTATTGTAGACGGCTTGTCAGAGCTGCAAGTACGCAACCGTCGCTTCGAGTGTCTTAATACTTGGGGAAGGGTGTCTTTACTACAAATATCTGTCTCATTGTAATGTTTGTATTTCCTGGGTAGACAACAAAATGTGAAGTCTAGATGTAATCTTTGTACTTCCTTAATTAGTGGAAGTCAAAACATGAGAACTATGAGATTCTGATGTTTGTACTTCCTGGCCGAATGTCAGAACATGACAGCTACAGTCTGCAATGGTTATACTTCCATAATGGTAGTCAAAACATGACAAATACATACTGCAATGCTTGTACTTCCTTAATTAGCGGAAGTTAGAACATGACAACTACCGGTACATACTCTAATGTTTGCACTTCCCGGATGAATGTCAAAACATGACAATTACAGACTCTAATGTTTGTACTTCCTGGATGGATGTCAGTTTCCTGAATGGACATATCAATATGACAGCTACCCATTGTAATGTATCTacactcatacatgtacatgtgatagTCATGCTGCAATTATAATTCATACAATCGCCCCAGTAAATCAATAGATTGCTACataacatttatgttttgaaaataatatacCTATTCCAAATGATATCTATTGATTGTGATGCAGTGCCAtaccggtcacggtagctcagtggtagagcgttcgcttcgtatcCGGAGGGTCGTGCGATGGCAGCGTCAAATCTAAAACGTTAATAcgggtagtgattgctccttcgtcaaacgctcggcatttagaagtgagaatcacgggtctttcggaggtcctgtgtcacgacAGACGTTGGTACgatgaagaaccctcactgctacggctctgaacgctaagcataggtcaATAAATTTGTGATaattcatctacagctggtgacgtctcgatatgagtgaaaaattctcggcggaacgtgaaacaaacaaacaatcaatcaatcagtgtTATATAAATAGAGCATTCAAGGGAGGACAACATTGAAAATTGTCAAcccaagaaaaccattgtcGACCGAGGAGGAGCCAAATTTTAAGGAGTTTAAATAAACTAATATTAATCGAAGCATTGTATGTTTTTGAAGGTGAACTGTATGAGTTGTCAAGTAATGCATATATTGACCGTTGCTACGTTCTATCACACGGGAGGGCGTGGTTTTATCACTCAGAGGGTGACAGTATATTTTATCAAGTGTTTCTCAACCAATCAGCGTCAACTaagttacatgaaagtataatatttATAGATTATCTAATACTTGAAGAAACATGACATGAAAAAGAATTTGAGTAAGGATTCTTATAAACATGTCTACACCTTTCATTCTGATCTCGGTTATTCACCATATTTATTACTCTAATAAATTGACCCTGGGTGTGACCTTCTGTAAGGAGGGATCAACCTGCTACCTAATACAAACAATGCTATCAACTTCAGATTTAATGTGCTATTTCTGAATTACATTTCTCGTAGAGTTTCTTCTTTTTTTAGTTAAGAGTATGAGTAAATGAGGTgaactttaaaaacatggatatGTCTTTTCATTCTTTCCcttatataaaaataaaggaTGTGAGCGCTGTGGACCAAAGGCCCatgatttcatttctaaatGATTTACTGTATGAAATGCTGATGGTAAATCCATTAATTTTAGAACATACCGGTATTGAAATAGATTGAACGTTTTTCAATTAATCCTTGCATAAAATCCAATGCACAAATAGAGTTTATGTAAGTACAATAGTTATTTCGATATTTGAATATGCAGAAAATGCCATTAATTCATTTCTAGGAATTCGTTTATAGTTTTAATTGTAAATATCTTCTGGGCAAAGGGATTTTACCTACATCATTCCATTGTGTTATTCTGTTTTATTTAGATGTTCCTCAGGGTGCAGGTAATGACGTCAGGGAGCACTGCAATATCACTTTCAAAAATACAATTTCAGACTACTTTCTCAAAACTAGCAATTAGATGCGATTTAAATACAGTATGATCTCGGTAAACCACCAAAGAACTGAAGTTTTAGTCATTTTGTATTAATTCTAAAGCTCTGTAAAAATAGCCCCTTCTCTGGATAGACGGATAAGATTTCCAAACCACAAATTAGATCCGTATAACTTTCATCGCACTCGTCTAGAGAATTATCTTGAATCAAtatgttctcaagaaccataaaCAATAAAACGGAGTTAATTTTGGGTGCGATAAAGTgcaggtatatgtatatagaacCCCGTACGTCTGGTCTGATGGGATAGCAGAATCGATGTTCAATTGGTAGTCAATATTTCCGGTGTACACATTATTGGACATGAAAGCTTAGCAAGGCTCTAGCTTTCTTTACCATTACCCTcgccatgtttacaaataaacagCTGCGGAGCACCGTAGACTGATTGTTTTTCAAGGTGCTTCACACGGGCGAGGGCCATTACCTGGTGATTTGGAATGCATTAGGTGTTGTCCGACTGTTTTCAGAACTAAATAACTACACATTGTTAATACattattactattattgttTTTCCAATTGACCACCCTCAGTCGAGAAGGCTGCGCAGATATGAGCtaaaacacatatatacattatatacctccaagttttacatgcgatGATCATAGATAACACGGCACCATCAAATATTTACAAGTATTCATTTAAATAGACTCTGATTTGAATAATGAAATAAGATTATTGCATGATTTAAATCACGTGTTATAATCAGTTGTACAATTAATCATATGTAAGATTTACATATGTAAATGATGTAAGATTTAAATCACATGTAATGATCAGATGCACTGTTTACGTCACATGTAATGTATACGTAGTAATGTGTTTACAATTCAATCTTCATATTTCAGGAACCGGTTCCCTGCGCATGACACCTGCAACAAAGCGCCGCTCCATAACTGTCTTCTGAAAAGTCACGTGGCTTAGTGACGGCGCGTCAAAGTCTAGTTACATCTAAGCCCCCGACACAGCGGGAACAGGTGGATTAGTTCTGAGCACAGTTCATCTGTCACATCAAGATCACAATGACGTTTCTCATCGCTGATGACACTGTTGACAACGTCCGAATATTTACTAATGACTTTGTTATTTGTGTACTAATTCGCTGT contains:
- the LOC125683446 gene encoding potassium voltage-gated channel protein Shaw-like isoform X1 produces the protein MESFRRSIFAPKTSIIPIPQSRRNENKIVLNVGGVKFETYKTTLKSIPDTRLSWLSDSTGNTPEYDPISGEFFFDRHSGMFHMILNYYRTGKLHIPMDVCGPAFEEELAYWGLDENQIEPCCWNTYRAHRDAQQTLAEFEGHDPGTESDDEEESAMRERFGISEDFVEVKKSIWERWKIRIWNIVDEPKANRLSRIFAITSVFFIILSIASFCLETHSKFRYDISSNSSNKSQSIVDRVRNSRPHVVFQVLEYMCMIFFTFEVIVRFISCPNKVKFVKDFYNWIELCSVIPFYTLNIASCLSPGFVTSDTGMFINALRFIRIFRILKLTRYFSGLKILGHTIRASARELLLLFLVLIIGVLIFGVLIYFAEQIQEDSLNNFSDIPISFYWAVETMTTLGYGDVVPKTMTGYIIGCACAVCGLLMLSLPVPIIVSNFTLYYSHAQAKMKLPKKNKNILVGAANVLKESSFGTVTPVESNGSAGGEPSKDSRRNSNDSALGSCNSTESPPSIKEQIGISVIFTNETPPGNTSPASSGSPGQKRKLSDINEIPGRRCSSLEAPSPIMHRLNRSGTGSLRMTPATKRRSITVF
- the LOC125683446 gene encoding potassium voltage-gated channel protein Shaw-like isoform X2, with product MESFRRSIFAPKTSIIPIPQSRRNENKIVLNVGGVKFETYKTTLKSIPDTRLSWLSDSTGNTPEYDPISGEFFFDRHSGMFHMILNYYRTGKLHIPMDVCGPAFEEELAYWGLDENQIEPCCWNTYRAHRDAQQTLAEFEGHDPGTESDDEEESAMRERFGISEDFVEVKKSIWERWKIRIWNIVDEPKANRLSRIFAITSVFFIILSIASFCLETHSKFRYDISSNSSNKSQSIVDRVRNSRPHVVFQVLEYMCMIFFTFEVIVRFISCPNKVKFVKDFYNWIELCSVIPFYTLNIASCLSPGFVTSDTGMFINALRFIRIFRILKLTRYFSGLKILGHTIRASARELLLLFLVLIIGVLIFGVLIYFAEQIQEDSLNNFSDIPISFYWAVETMTTLGYGDVVPKTMTGYIIGCACAVCGLLMLSLPVPIIVSNFTLYYSHAQAKMKLPKKNKNILVGAANVLKESSFGTVTPVESNGSAGGEPSKDSRRNSNDSALGSCNKSPPSIKEQIGISVIFTNETPPGNTSPASSGSPGQKRKLSDINEIPGRRCSSLEAPSPIMHRLNRSGTGSLRMTPATKRRSITVF
- the LOC125683446 gene encoding potassium voltage-gated channel protein Shaw-like isoform X3, translated to MESFRRSIFAPKTSIIPIPQSRRNENKIVLNVGGVKFETYKTTLKSIPDTRLSWLSDSTGNTPEYDPISGEFFFDRHSGMFHMILNYYRTGKLHIPMDVCGPAFEEELAYWGLDENQIEPCCWNTYRAHRDAQQTLAEFEGHDPGTESDDEEESAMRERFGISEDFVEVKKSIWERWKIRIWNIVDEPKANRLSRIFAITSVFFIILSIASFCLETHSKFRYDISSNSSNKSQSIVDRVRNSRPHVVFQVLEYMCMIFFTFEVIVRFISCPNKVKFVKDFYNWIELCSVIPFYTLNIASCLSPGFVTSDTGMFINALRFIRIFRILKLTRYFSGLKILGHTIRASARELLLLFLVLIIGVLIFGVLIYFAEQIQEDSLNNFSDIPISFYWAVETMTTLGYGDVVPKTMTGYIIGCACAVCGLLMLSLPVPIIVSNFTLYYSHAQAKMKLPKKNKNILVGAANVLKESSFGTVTPVESNGSAGGEPSKDSRRNSNDSALGSCNSTESPPSIKEQIGISVIFTNETPPGNTSPASSGSPGQKRKLSDINEIPGRRCSSLEAPSPIMHRLNRSG